Within Sulfurospirillum arsenophilum NBRC 109478, the genomic segment ACTAATACGGATAACGTCTTCTTCATTAGCATATGGATCAATACAGAGTAGTTTTTCTTTCATTTATTATTTTCCAATTGAGTTACTGCAACTAATATGTCTTTTGCGAGTTTGATTGCATTATTTTTATCAAGCATGATGCTTTGAAGTAAAATACGTTTTCTAAGGTCATTGTCGAGATTAATTTCAATAAAATTATCTTTTGTTACAACAGAATCAAATACCTTACTTTTATATGCATAAATATATACATTTGGAGCTTTTTCTGGGTATTTTTTTAATAACTCTTCAAGCGCATTACCTGTTCGAGAATATTGTTTTGCTTTACTTGCTGTTTTAGCAGGTTTATTGGGGTGCCCATTATAAAAAAACATACAATATTGTGCTTGTTCACATAAACAAAATACTTTATTATTTTTGCCATGAAATCTAAGTTCTTCTCTTTTATCAATCAACGGAATAATAATATTATTGTCTTTGAAGATTTCATTCATTATTTCCCATGCATGAGTAGTAACTACTTCAAATTGATCGATAGTCCCAAGAGTTTCTATAAACTCATTCATCTTTGATACAAGCATTTGTTTATTTGTGAATTTATCTGTTAAAATAACTGCTACGTTTATCATGGGGTTCCTTTTTGTTAATTATATTTTGTCTATTTCATAGCTTTTGGTTCTGGCAAGCCTAGCAGTTGTGTTTTTTTCTCTTCACTCATTTTAGGGAAGAAGCTAATACCACTTAATATCTCTAACTCTTTAACAGAGATAACGTGATAGGCTTTTCCTGGTTCATTATTGGTAAAGTATACTGCTGCTTTTTGTTGTTTAGGTGAATAGATAATTTTATAGATGTAAGTTGGTACTAATACACCATTACCAATGGATTTGAGTGTTCCTTTATAGATAGGTCCTGTAATGACATACAGTGATCCTTCTTTCTTAGCTAAGTAACGTGTTGCTGATTCAATATTAGACCAGATACCTGTATTATGATTATGGTCTTGTGGAACCATATTTGCTAAACTAAAACTCTCACTTTGAGATGATTCAGTTGGCATATCAGCAGAAGGGCTCATATGTCCTCTATCGTAACCACTTTTAGCGTAATCTTTGAGTTCGGCTCTTTCACTTTGAGGTAAAAGAGTTTCTTCATGAAATTTATCTTTTCTAGGAACATCTGCATCAATAGCTGATGCTGTTAAATACTCTGCACTCCATAAAGGTGTTTTAGAAATACCAGAATGCATGACACCAAATGCTTCAAAACATAATTCTTTGGTTTGAGCTACCAATTTCTCATTTACGATATCTGGTGCTTCTCCATCTACATAAAACTGTGGACATGCAGTTGGTGCAGCATTGAGCATAAGTGAAAATAATGAGATAAGAAACAATGCTTTTTTCATACGAAAGCCCTAACTAAAGAAGATGTTTTTTAAAGCGGGATATTAGCATATCAACGTGATATTTGTGGGTGATATGGATCAAGTAAAACTGTATTTAAAAATACACTTGACCAATACCTATTTAAATATCAAGTTTTTTAGAATAAAATATTCATATAAACTTTAAATGGTTTGAAAATCTTTAAAATATTTTGTATTAATTTCATATAATTTTTCCATTTGAAAACGCCTTTCTCTTTCTCTTCTTTCAAGCTCATTTTGTTTTTCAAGAGCTTCAACAAGCCTAATGGCATAGAGTGGAACCTTATATATTATCCCTTTTTTTTTATCTTCTTCGCAAGGTTTCCAGCCATCAATTGTAGTTCTTGCAATTCCACTAAATCTCGAAAAAGATGTAATTCCATACCCTAATTTTTGAATTCTTTCTTTAAACTGAGGAAGCGTTACAGAGGATTTTTGGCTCAAAGTTTCCTTTGGTTTACCATGACTCTTTTTGTGCTTTTTTTCAAACATATAACAACCTTGACATTTATAATAAATTATATTAAAATAATACAACTTATATGTATCTTAATTTCATAAAAGGTCTTCCATGAAAAATATTAAAGCAATCGATTTCTTTAGTGGGGCGGGTGGGTTGACACATGGGCTCAAATTAGCAGGAATTAATGTTTTTGCAGGAATCGATTTTGAGTCATCATGCAAAGATACATATGAAAAAAATAATCACGCAGTTTTTATTAATAAGAGTATACAAGATATCACAATTAAAGAAATCAAATATCTTTTTAAAGAACACACAAATAAAAATGATTACACAATGTTGGCTGGTTGTGCACCCTGCCAACCATATAGCATGATTAACACTAGAAAAAAACAAAATGATTCAAGAAAAACACTACTTGATGAATTTCGAAGAATTATTAATGGAGTAAAACCACATTTTGTTCTAATGGAAAATGTCAGCAGGTTAAATGAAGAGAATCCTTATTTTGCACAATTTATACAAATGCTTGAAAAAAATGGTTACAAATATGAATATACAGTTTTAAATGCAAAAGATTTTGGAGTAGCACAAAATCGAAAAAGACTATTTTTAATAGCAACAAGAATAAAAAAACTTAATCTATCTTTCAAAAATTTGCAGTATGAAACTCCAATTACACTTCGACATATTATAGGCGATTTAGAAGCTATAAGACATGACCAACCATCAAAACAAGATTTACTCCATCAATCCAAACAATTAACTCCATTAAACCTCAAACGCATTCAAGCAACTCCTAAAAATGGTGGATTGAGGTCAGCATGGAACGATGAGCTTAAATTATCATGTCATAAAAAAAAGGAATCATTCAAAGACAATTATGGCAGACTTGCATGGAATAAACTAAGCGCAACAATTACTACAAAATTTCATCAAT encodes:
- a CDS encoding DNA/RNA non-specific endonuclease; translated protein: MKKALFLISLFSLMLNAAPTACPQFYVDGEAPDIVNEKLVAQTKELCFEAFGVMHSGISKTPLWSAEYLTASAIDADVPRKDKFHEETLLPQSERAELKDYAKSGYDRGHMSPSADMPTESSQSESFSLANMVPQDHNHNTGIWSNIESATRYLAKKEGSLYVITGPIYKGTLKSIGNGVLVPTYIYKIIYSPKQQKAAVYFTNNEPGKAYHVISVKELEILSGISFFPKMSEEKKTQLLGLPEPKAMK
- a CDS encoding DNA cytosine methyltransferase; its protein translation is MKNIKAIDFFSGAGGLTHGLKLAGINVFAGIDFESSCKDTYEKNNHAVFINKSIQDITIKEIKYLFKEHTNKNDYTMLAGCAPCQPYSMINTRKKQNDSRKTLLDEFRRIINGVKPHFVLMENVSRLNEENPYFAQFIQMLEKNGYKYEYTVLNAKDFGVAQNRKRLFLIATRIKKLNLSFKNLQYETPITLRHIIGDLEAIRHDQPSKQDLLHQSKQLTPLNLKRIQATPKNGGLRSAWNDELKLSCHKKKESFKDNYGRLAWNKLSATITTKFHQYHSGRFGHPEQDRALSLREGALIQSFPSNYEFYGSVNQIAKQIGNAVPVKLSKAVGETFIAAIY